From Coffea arabica cultivar ET-39 chromosome 2e, Coffea Arabica ET-39 HiFi, whole genome shotgun sequence, the proteins below share one genomic window:
- the LOC113729850 gene encoding nascent polypeptide-associated complex subunit alpha-like protein 2 → MPGPVVEELDVDKKLQGDEPVVEDVKDEDDHEDDADDSDDEDDDKEDGAQGTNESSKQSRSEKKSRKAMLKLGMKPVTGVTRVTIKRTKNILFFISKPDVFKSPNSDTYVIFGEAKIEDLSSQLQTQAAQQFRMPDMGSVMAKSDISASGAAVQADEEEEEIDETGVEPRDIDLVMTQAGVTRCKAVKALKAHDGDIVSAIMELTT, encoded by the exons ATGCCGGGCCCCGTCGTCGAAGAACTTGACGTCGACAAAAAGCTTCAG GGAGATGAGCCGGTAGTGGAGGACGTGAAAGACGAAGACGACCACGAAGACGATGCCGACGATTCCGACGACGAGGATGATGACAAAGAAGACGGTGCCCAAG GCACTAACGAGAGTTCAAAGCAGAGCAGGAGTGAAAAGAAGAGCCGCAAGGCAATGTTGAAGCTAGGAATGAAACCTGTTACTGGTGTCACTAGGGTCACCATTAAGAGAACCAAAAAT ATATTGTTTTTCATCTCAAAACCAGATGTGTTCAAAAGCCCAAATTCTGATACCTACGTGATATTCGGAGAAGCTAAGATAGAGGACTTGAGCTCTCAGCTGCAGACACAGGCAGCCCAGCAGTTCAGGATGCCGGACATGGGCTCTGTGATGGCCAAGTCGGATATCTCTGCTTCAGGTGCTGCAGTACAGGCagatgaagaagaggaagagattGATGAGACTGGTGTCGAGCCTCGTGATATCGATTTGGTGATGACTCAGGCGGGGGTGACGAGGTGCAAGGCTGTCAAGGCTCTCAAGGCCCACGATGGAGATATCGTCAGTGCTATCATGGAGCTAACAACCTAA